The following nucleotide sequence is from Candidatus Binatia bacterium.
CGTTGCGACCGCTGCGAAGATCGGCCATCGCCTCGTTGATCTCGTCGAGGCGGTACGTGCGCGATACGAGCTCGTCGAGCAGCAGCTCCTTGCGACGGTACAGGTCGATCAGCAGCGGCACGGTCTTCCACGAGTCGGCCGAGCCGTTGGTGGTGCCGCGCACGGCCTTTTCCTGGGTCACGGCCGCGATCTGCGACAGCGAGACCTTCTCTTTCATGTGCGCGATCCCGACGAGCACGAGTTCGCCGCCCTTGGCGATCGAAAGGAACGCGACTCGCGCGATCTCGGCGTTGCCGACGGCCTCGAAGGCGAAGTCCAGGCCGGCGCGCTCCCGCGTCAGCGCGCGGATCGCCTTGTGCAGGTCGGGCGCGTCGCCGCGCAGCGTGTGGGTGGCGCCGAACTTCCTGGCGATCTCGAGCTTGGCATCGTCGAGGTCGATCGCGACGATGAGGCCCGCGCCGGCCATGCGGCAGCCCTGGATGATGTTGAGTCCGACGCCTCCGCAGCCGAACACCGCGACGTCGTCGCCCGGCTGCACGTCGGCCGCGTAGCGCGCAGCACCGTAGCCGGTGATGACCGCGCAGCCGAGCAGCGCAGCCCGGTCGAACGGCATCGACTTGTCGATGCGGATCACCGC
It contains:
- a CDS encoding Zn-dependent alcohol dehydrogenase, giving the protein MPRAAVVYQKDQPMKVEEVVVRPPGEHEVRVRVKACGVCHSDLSALNEFFACPTPVVLGHEAAGIVEEVGSGVTSVAVGDHVVAAWSPSCGQCRFCKSGKPHLCNLADDPTSRAMDRMTSAGTPVASFLGVGGFAEHILLADNAVIRIDKSMPFDRAALLGCAVITGYGAARYAADVQPGDDVAVFGCGGVGLNIIQGCRMAGAGLIVAIDLDDAKLEIARKFGATHTLRGDAPDLHKAIRALTRERAGLDFAFEAVGNAEIARVAFLSIAKGGELVLVGIAHMKEKVSLSQIAAVTQEKAVRGTTNGSADSWKTVPLLIDLYRRKELLLDELVSRTYRLDEINEAMADLRSGRNARGVVVMD